The following are encoded together in the Humulus lupulus chromosome 5, drHumLupu1.1, whole genome shotgun sequence genome:
- the LOC133779183 gene encoding L10-interacting MYB domain-containing protein-like has protein sequence MKFLLGIDNEVLIIENNDETSIWTQRHEEIFIELMEEEVLKGNKNTTTFTKQSWKYIKEELCARAKRNYSDMQLRNKYNQLKQKHKDFKSLLKETGMGYNAVTGEVSATDEVCDKLIRSAKRFRKKCCKFYEKLCTIFSDTTATGANAHPSIRSPSNDGDTNDDDATSISPSTRNEESGFDEDGSKRRGKSTATSNSRLVKRAKFSSALADALATHNETAKRKTELIERSMATSASHYLLDESVEALNQIDGISGEVYAKAIEKFENEDKISFNVARFNKDNLLDDSDDEFGEIFLYFACEEYNQLYISKQPCRNSNCVGAIDGTHISAHVPIDEQIPYRGRNVDTTQNIMCVCSFDMKFTCIVPGWEGSVNVARILLECATNPDYEFPMPPQEKYYLVDSGYTNMPGFLSPYQGERTNAEAGVYFDGGEGNYEIQVTTLQSTDGTLTDSVEFSISRTHIREMAHVRDEIADHIWRSS, from the exons ATGAAGTTCTTATTAGGTATTGATAATGAAGTTCTTATTATTGAGAACAATGATGAGACTTCTATTTGGACTCAAAGGCATGAAGAAATTTTCATTGAACTTATGGAAGAAGAAGTTTTAAAGGGAAATAAGAATACCACAACATTTACAAAGCAATCATGGAAATATATAAAGGAAGAGCTTTGTGCACGAGCAAAAAGAAATTATAGTGATATGCAACTAAGGAACAAATACAATCAATTAAAGCAAAAGCATAAGGATTTTAAGTCTTTATTGAAAGAGACTGGTATGGGATACAATGCAGTGACTGGAGAAGTTAGTGCGACTGATGAAGTTTGCGATAAACTTATTcgg TCTGCTAAAAGATTTAGAAAGAAATGTTGTAAGTTTTATGAGAAATTATGCACTATCTTTAGTGATACTACTGCAACTGGTGCCAATGCTCATCCTTCAATTCGAAGTCCTTCTAATGATGGAGATACTAATGATGATGATGCAACGTCGATAAGTCCTTCTACTAGGAATGAAGAAAGTGGTTTTGATGAGGATGGTAGCAAAAGAAGAGGTAAATCAACTGCCACTTCGAACTCTCGATTAGTAAAAAGAGCAAAGTTCTCATCAGCTTTGGCAGATGCACTGGCAACACATAATGAAACTGCAAAGCGAAAGACAGAATTGATAGAGAGATCAATGGCAACATCTGCATCACATTACTTATTGGATGAGAGTGTTGAAGCTCTTAATCAAATTGATGGAATTAGTGGAGAAGTATACGCAAAAGCTATTGAGAAGTTTGAGAACGAG GATAAAATATCTTTCAACGTTGCTCGGTTCAACAAGGATAATTTACTGGACGATTCAGATGATGAGTTTGGAGAGATTTTTCTATATTTTGCTTGCGAGGAATATAATCAATTATATATATCTAAGCAACCTTGTAGAAATTCA aatTGTGTTGGAGCTATAGATGGAACTCATATTTCTGCGCATGTTCCAATTGATGAACAAATACCATATCGAGGTCGGAATGTGGATACAACTCAGAACATTATGTGTGTATGTTCATTTGACATGAAGTTCACATGCATTGTCCCTGGATGGGAAGGATCAGTTAATGTTGCACGAATTCTTCTAGAATGTGCCACAAACCCAGATTATGAATTTCCAATGCCGCCCCAAG AAAAATATTATCTTGTTGATTCTGGCTATACAAACATGCCTGGTTTTCTTTCGCCATATCAAGGGGAAAG GACAAATGCAGAAGCAGGTGTATATTTTGATGGAGGTGAAGGAAATTATGAGATACAGGTCACTACTTTACAAAGCACGGATGGAACTTTGACTGATAGTGTAGAGTTCAGTATTTCTAGAACTCATATACGTGAAATGGCTCATGTTCGTGATGAAATTGCTGACCATATATGGAGATCTAGTTGA